The DNA sequence TAAGTCCTGTCTCATAAAAGGTTAGAAATTCCTCCGGATGATTAGAGACCAACAGCTTCACCAACTCTACTTGTATACGCTCTGCACTGACTTTCGCAAGATTCTGCGCAAGTTCTGTAATGGCTCCTTTTGTCTCTTCTTCAATAGAAAATCCAAGTTGTGCCGCAAAGCGTACCGCACGCATCATCCTAAGGGCATCTTCTTCAAAACGTTCTTTTGGATTTCCTACACAACGAATTACCTTTTTTTCCAAATCCTCTATTCCGGAAAAAGCATCCACTAACCCATCTTTCTCATTATATGCCATAGCGTTAATGGTAAAATCACGGCGTTTCAAATCCTCTAGAAGACTTGCCGTAAATACGACTTCTTTGGGATGACGACCATCTTCATATTCCCCATCAACGCGATAAGTGGTAACTTCAAAACCTTCCCCATTCATCATAACAGTTACCGTTCCATGCTGAATCCCTGTATCTATCGTCCTTGAAAACAGTTCTTTTACCTGCATAGGCTTTGCTGAAGTTGTAATGTCCCAATCTCCCGGTTTTCGTCCTAAAATAGAATCCCTGATGCAGCCGCCTACTGCATATGCCTCGTAGCCGGCTTCCATCAGGGTATCTATAATATATTTCACTTTTTCAGGCAACTGAATTACCATTTATACTCTCCTACTGACACAGATCTGCCACCACCTGATTGATGACTTTTCCATCTGCCTTTCCTTTTAATTCTGCCATAACAGCTTTCATAATCTGTCCCTTATTCTTTGTTGCTACTACTTCTGCAAATTTTTCTGTAATGTATGTCTTCACTTCTTCTTCGGACATCATAGCAGGTGCATACTCTTTGATTACATTATATCTTAATTCATATTCTTCCTTTAAATCGGTTCTTTCTGCCGGACAGGTATCCAACTGTTCCTTTGCAGTCTTCAACTCCTTTAAGATAACACGATCTGCTAATTCTTCCGGTATATTCTCTCTGCATCCTTCGTCAATAGCTGTCTTCTTTACTGCTGAAACCAAAGAAGAAATGGCATCTTTTCTTCCCTTATCCTTTGCCTTCATTGCTGCAATCATGTCTTTTTGTAATGTTTCAATGTTCATTTCTATTTCCTCCTGAAAATTTTTAACCACCTATAACACTCGCCGTACAGTAATAATCGGCCGGTATGTAGCATTATCATTTCCTACAATTCCATATGCCCTTCCTTTGGCATGTACGATTTTTCCATTTCCCATGTAAAGCGCCACATGCCCTTCGTAACAAATCAAATCTCCCGGTTGCGCGTTCTCATAACTTACTTCCTTGCCCACAGAGCGTTGAGCATAAGACTGACTTGGAATTTTAATTCCAAAGTGAGCATACACATAACTGGTAAATCCACTGCAATCAGCTCCGGTATTCGGGTCTTTTCCACCCCATACATAAGGATTACCTACAAACTGCATCGCATATGCTACCACATCACTTCCACTTACATTGGTAGCATATCCCGGATTAAGATTCTGACCACCGCCAGTAGAACCGCTTCCACCACCGGAGCCTCCTGTACCACCATTATTATTGTTATTATTCTGATTTGCTGCTGCCGCCGCTGCTGCCGCTTCAGCCGCTGCGCGTTCTTCTGCCTCTCGTTGTTCTTCCTTTGCAATAATCGTATTCTGGGCACTAATTGTATCCTGATACTGTGCTGCCAATGCCTGCGCCTGTTTCAACTTCTCACTAAAGTTGTCCATGGTCTTTTCTTTTTGCGCTATCATGTTCTCATAGTCCACAGCCTTGGCCTGATAATCCG is a window from the Roseburia sp. 499 genome containing:
- a CDS encoding CCA tRNA nucleotidyltransferase; this encodes MVIQLPEKVKYIIDTLMEAGYEAYAVGGCIRDSILGRKPGDWDITTSAKPMQVKELFSRTIDTGIQHGTVTVMMNGEGFEVTTYRVDGEYEDGRHPKEVVFTASLLEDLKRRDFTINAMAYNEKDGLVDAFSGIEDLEKKVIRCVGNPKERFEEDALRMMRAVRFAAQLGFSIEEETKGAITELAQNLAKVSAERIQVELVKLLVSNHPEEFLTFYETGLTRIFLPEFDAMIDTPQNNKHHCYNVGQHTIEAVKNSPPDKIIRLTMLLHDVAKPVCKSMDEQGIYHFYGHPAKGSEMAKEILKRLKFDNDTMRRVTTLIKWHDDTPPLEPRAIRRAISRIGLEQYPALFAVKRADTMGKNQYQRAEKLAYIEGYQKLYEEILEKQQCLTLKDLAVTGKDLIEAGMKPGKELGEVLERMLDYVLEHPEENQKEILMKQIKI
- a CDS encoding C40 family peptidase — its product is MKARRLTAALLVVVLCFSQVTVALADKKTDAQNKKKEAEENLDKKNSEIDEIEKEQQALQNEIDQLDSELVQVMIDLSTLEEELSIKEDELAQTKEELEQAKIDEQNQYEAMKKRIQFMYENGDSTLLSSILESDNISDMLNRVEYVNEVYNYDRDLLVTYQETKEQVAALEKQQEQEVAELTQAQADYQAKAVDYENMIAQKEKTMDNFSEKLKQAQALAAQYQDTISAQNTIIAKEEQREAEERAAAEAAAAAAAANQNNNNNNGGTGGSGGGSGSTGGGQNLNPGYATNVSGSDVVAYAMQFVGNPYVWGGKDPNTGADCSGFTSYVYAHFGIKIPSQSYAQRSVGKEVSYENAQPGDLICYEGHVALYMGNGKIVHAKGRAYGIVGNDNATYRPIITVRRVL
- a CDS encoding GatB/YqeY domain-containing protein, giving the protein MNIETLQKDMIAAMKAKDKGRKDAISSLVSAVKKTAIDEGCRENIPEELADRVILKELKTAKEQLDTCPAERTDLKEEYELRYNVIKEYAPAMMSEEEVKTYITEKFAEVVATKNKGQIMKAVMAELKGKADGKVINQVVADLCQ